The Phragmites australis chromosome 15, lpPhrAust1.1, whole genome shotgun sequence genome window below encodes:
- the LOC133892000 gene encoding probable serine/threonine-protein kinase PBL7, whose protein sequence is MSCLPCSGSSGKEAKSMAALSPSPRPAAKAAPVRSNSRASGSRKEDSVPVRRGGNNAHGPAQIFTFRELAIATNNFRKDCMLGEGGFGRVYKGHMENGQVIAVKQLDRNGFQGNREFLVEVLMLSLLHHPNLVRLIGYCADGDQRLLVYEYMLLGSLENHLHDCPPDKEPLDWNTRMKIAVGAAKGLEYLHDKANPPVIYRDFKPSNILLGEDYYPKLSDFGLAKLGPVGDKTHVSTRVMGTYGYCAPEYAMTGQLTIKSDVYSFGVVFLELITGRKAIDHTQPSKEQNLVAWARPLFRDRRKFCQLADPLLQGRYPKRGLYQALAVAAMCLQEQATSRPLIGDVVTALSYLASHPYDPNAPSTKDSRTCPSTPRAKTHRRTTSVPDAQHAVDSLILNFPDLRKETIGGREFDRDRTEGYGSGSSSGRNDGLDVPELLALHNGKDNSKTVSIHKSTVKVDASEK, encoded by the exons ATGAGCTGCTTACCGTGCTCAGGTTCGTCGGGGAAGGAGGCGAAGAGCATGGCGGCGCTCTCGCCGTCCCCCCGGCCTGCGGCGAAGGCGGCACCAG TTCGATCAAATTCACGTGCTTCAGGCTCCAGGAAGGAAGATTCTGTACCTGTCCGCAGAGGAGGAAACAATGCACATGGCCCAGCACAGATTTTCACTTTCCGAGAGTTAGCTATTGCTACCAATAATTTCAGAAAAGATTGCATGTTGGGAGAAGGTGGCTTTGGTCGTGTGTATAAAGGACACATGGAGAATGGACAG GTCATTGCTGTGAAGCAACTTGATAGAAACGGTTTTCAAGGAAATCGTGAATTTCTTGTGGAGGTTCTCATGCTAAGTCTCTTGCACCATCCTAATCTGGTCAGATTAATTGGCTATTGTGCAGATGGTGACCAGCGCCTCCTAGTATATGAATATATGTTGTTGGGGTCGCTAGAAAATCATTTGCATG ATTGCCCACCAGACAAAGAACCTCTTGACTGGAATACAAGAATGAAGATTGCAGTCGGTGCAGCGAAGGGTCTGGAGTATCTTCATGATAAGGCAAATCCACCTGTCATATACAGAGATTTCAAACCATCAAATATTCTTCTGGGTGAAGACTACTACCCTAAGCTGTCTGACTTTGGGCTTGCGAAACTTGGTCCAGTTGGTGACAAGACTCACGTATCAACAAGAGTTATGGGAACTTATGGATATTGCGCTCCTGAATATGCCATGACAGGACAGTTGACAATAAAATCTGATGTTTATAGCTTCGGTGTTGTCTTCCTTGAACTTATTACAGGCCGCAAGGCAATTGATCACACCCAGCCTTCCAAGGAGCAAAATCTTGTCGCATGG GCTCGCCCACTTTTTAGAGACAGAAGGAAGTTTTGCCAGCTGGCTGATCCATTGTTGCAAGGCCGCTATCCCAAAAGGGGTTTGTACCAGGCTTTAGCTGTTGCGGCTATGTGTTTGCAGGAGCAAGCAACATCTCGGCCCCTCATAGGGGATGTTGTCACTGCACTATCTTATCTAGCTTCACATCCTTATGATCCAAATGCACCTTCCACAAAAGATTCTAGGACCTGCCCATCTACCCCAAGGGCAAAAACACACCGACGAACAACAAGTGTTCCTGATGCTCAACATGCTGTTGATTCACTTATTTTGAACTTCCCAGACTTGAGGAAGGAGACTATTGGAGGACGGGAATTTGATCGGGATCGTACTGAAGGTTATGGCAGTGGTAGTAGCTCTGGAAGGAATGATGGCCTGGATGTTCCGGAACTGCTGGCCCTTCATAATGGAAAAGATAACAGCAAAACTGTTAGCATTCACAAGTCCACTGTTAAGGTTGATGCCAGTGAGAAATAG
- the LOC133892001 gene encoding lipase-like, producing the protein MASIAKPEEQHILSLLPPNTAPRKRPPAAGEAPTLLPPPHQNSPSTSRTFLGPSSLPILFVQSFSWRLELPARFMERWKCISVVALVLLLPAASHGRELRLKNIEKSFVYNHTLAKTLVEYASAVYMTDLTALYTWTCSRCNDLTQGFEMRSLIVDVENCLQTFVGVAHNLNSVVVAIRGTQENSVQNWIENLIWKQLDLSYPNMPNAKVHSGFFSSYNNTILRLAITSAVHKARKSYGDINVIVTGHSMGGAMASFCALDLAIKLGSDSVQLMTFGQPRVGNAAFASYFAKYVPNTIRVTHGHDVVPHLPPYFSFLPQLTYHHFPREVWVQDSEGNTTEQICDDSGEDPDCCRCISMFNLSIQDHFTYLGVDMEADDWSTCRIITAQSVKQLKKDLASNIFLSKHDIDVSIVEPSLQTDWSSSR; encoded by the exons ATGGCAAGCATAGCCAAGCCGGAGGAGCAGCatattctctctcttctccctccaaACACAGCGCCTAGAAAGCGACCTCCAGCCGCAGGCGAGGCGCCCACCCTTCTTCCTCCCCCACATCAGAACTCACCGAGCACCAGCCGTACGTTTCTTGGCCCTTCCTCTCTCCCCATTTTGTTCGTCCAGTCCTTCTCCTGGCGTCTCGAGCTCCCCGCAAG GTTCATGGAGAGATGGAAATGCATCAGCGTGGTGGCTCTCGTGCTATTGCTGCCTGCTGCTTCTCATGGAAGAG AGCTGCGTCTCAAGAATATTGAGAAGAGTTTCGTCTACAATCATACTCTTGCAAAGACTCTTGTAGAATACGCTTCAGCT GTGTATATGACAGATTTAACTGCCCTGTATACATGGACATGCTCAAGATGCAATGACTTGACTCAA GGCTTTGAGATGAGATCTCTAATTGTTGATGTGGAGAACTGCTTGCAG ACATTTGTTGGCGTAGCTCATAATCTAAATTCGGTGGTTGTTGCAATCAGAGGAACTCAAGAGAACAG TGTACAGAATTGGATCGAGAACTTGATATGGAAGCAGCTTGATCTAAGCTATCCAAACATGCCGAATGCAAAG GTGCACAGTGGATTTTTCTCCTCCTATAATAATACAATTTTGCGTCTGGCTATCACAAGTGCTGTTCACAAGGCAAGAAAGTCATATGGAGATATCAATGTCATAGTTACAGGCCACTCAATGGGAGGAGCCATGGCTTCTTTTTGTGCGCTCGATCTTGCT ATCAAACTTGGAAGTGACAGTGTGCAACTCATGACTTTCGGGCAGCCTCGTGTTGGCAATGCTGCTTTTGCCTCATACTTCGCCAAATATGTACCCAACACGATTCGAGTGACACATGGACACGATGTTGTGCCACATTTGCCACCTTATTTCTCCTTTCTTCCCCAGCTGACGTACCACCACTTCCCAAGAGAG GTATGGGTCCAGGATTCTGAAGGCAACACAACTGAACAGATTTGTGATGACAGCGGTGAAGACCCAGACTGCTGCAG GTGCATCTCCATGTTCAACTTGAGCATTCAAGATCATTTCACCTACCTGGGAGTTGATATGGAAGCGGATGACTGGAGCACCTGTAGAATCATCACAGCTCAAAGCGTTAAGCAATTAAAAAAGGATCTGGCCAGCAATATTTTCTTGTCAAAGCATGACATCGATGTCTCCATTGTTGAACCTAGTTTACAGACAGATTGGAGCAGTTCCAGATAG
- the LOC133892914 gene encoding xylose isomerase-like produces the protein MKGSKLLFLLAASSLCLSAAIAVQETCPADLNSKCDGGAFDDWEGEFFPGIPKIKYEGPTSKNPLAYKWYNAEEVILRKKMKDWMRFSVAFWHTFRGTGADPFGAPTKVWPWEDGTNSLAMAKRRMRAHFEFMEKLGVQKWCFHDRDIAPDGKTLEETNANLDEIVELAKQLQVETNIKPLWGTAQLFLHPRYMHGAATSPEVKVYAYAAAQVKKALEVTHYLGGENYVFWGGREGYQTLLNTDMKRELDHLANFLQAAVDYKKKIGFNGTLLIEPKPQEPTKHQYDWDVATTFSFLQKYGLAGEFKINVECNHATLSGHSCHHELETARINGLLGNIDANTGDPQVGWDTDQFLTDISEATLVMSSVVKNGGLAPGGFNFDAKLRRESTDVEDMFLAHISGMDTLARGLRNVAKLIEDGSLNELVRKRYQSFDSEIGALIEAGKGDFETLEKKVLEWGEPTVPSGKQELAEILFQSAL, from the exons ATGAAGGGTTCAAAGCTTTTGTTCTTACTGGCGGCGTCTTCTTTGTGCCTGTCTGCTGCG ATTGCCGTGCAGGAAACTTGTCCAGCCGACCTCAATAGCAAATGTGATGGTGGCGCATTTGATGATTGGGAGGGGGAGTTCTTCCCCGGCATCCCAAAAATCAAGTATGAG GGTCCAACCAGCAAGAACCCTCTTGCTTATAAGTGGTATAATGCAGAGGAAGTGATTCTCAGAAAGAAGATGAAA GATTGGATGCGGTTCAGCGTCGCCTTCTGGCACACATTCCGTGGTACTGGCGCAGATCCTTTTGGTGCCCCTACAAAGGTGTGGCCTTGGGAGGATGGCACAAATTCGTTGGCCATGGCTAAGAGAAGAA TGAGAGCTCACTTTGAATTCATGGAGAAGCTGGGAGTTCAAAAATGGTGCTTCCATGATAGGGATATTGCCCCAGATGGCAAAACCCTCGAG GAAACAAATGCTAACCTGGACGAAATAGTTGAGCTGGCAAAGCAGCTCCAG GTTGAGACCAATATAAAGCCATTGTGGGGTACTGCTCAGCTTTTTTTGCATCCACGTTACATGCATGGAGCTGCTACTAG CCCGGAGGTTAAAGTGTATGCTTATGCAGCTGCACAAGTTAAGAAAGCTTTGGAG GTCACTCACTACCTTGGTGGTGAAAACTACGTATTTTGGGGTGGAAGAGAGGGTTACCAAACTCTTCTTAATACTGATATGAAGAGAGAACTTGACCATCTG GCTaactttcttcaagctgctgtTGACTACAAGAAGAAGATCGGATTTAACG GAACATTGTTAATAGAGCCTAAACCACAAGAACCTACAAAACATCA GTATGACTGGGATGTTGCCACTACATTCTCTTTTCTACAGAAGTATGGTCTTGCAG GAGAGTTCAAGATTAATGTTGAGTGCAACCATGCTACTCTATCTGGACATAG CTGCCATCATGAGCTCGAGACTGCACGGATTAATGGGCTGCTTGGGAATATTGATGCAAACACCGGTGATCCTCAAGTCG GTTGGGACACAGATCAGTTCCTTACAGACATTTCAGAGGCTACCTTGGTTATGTCAAGTGTAGTTAAGAAT GGTGGACTTGCACCTGGTGGATTCAACTTCGACGCCAAATT GCGGAGGGAAAGTACTGATGTTGAGGACATGTTTCTTGCTCATATATCAGGAATGGACACCCTAGCCCGTGGCCTCCGCAACGTCGCCAAGCTGATTGAG GATGGTTCCCTGAATGAGCTTGTTCGTAAGCGCTACCAGAGCTTTGACAGTGAGATTGGTGCCCTGATCGAG GCTGGGAAAGGAGACTTTGAGACACTAGAAAAGAAGGTTTTGGAGTGGGGTGAACCCACTGTTCCATCAGGCAAGCAG GAACTGGCTGAGATTCTGTTCCAATCTGCTTTATAA